CTCGACGAACTGCGTGCGGCTCGACACCTGCCACCGCACGGCACGCGACGGCACCTCGCCGGTGCAGACCAGCACGGTGCGGTGCGCGCCGGTGCGGATCAGCGCCTCGGCGACCTGCACGCCGTTGAGCAGGCTGTTGCAGGCGTTCTTGACGTCGAACACGGGGCACGACAGGCCGAGCCGGGCCGCGACCATGTGCGCGGTCGCGGGTTCGACCATGTCCTGCGAGGCCGAGGCGAAGATGAGCAGGTCGGCGGCCCGGTGGTCGAGCCCGCGGGCCGCGGCGGCGGCGAGGTCGGACGCCTGTTCGTCCGGCGCGGCGACGTGCCGCCGCCTGATGCCGGTCATGCGTTCCACGATGCCGCGGTGCGGGACGTAGCCGTCGATCCGCGCCTCCACCTCGGCACTGGTGAGGGTGCTCTCTGGCAGGTATGTGGAGACAGCTGAGATGCGGGCCCACATGGCGACCCCCCGTGATGACCTGAACCGATCCCCCTGTGCGGGGCAATCTACCGAAATATCCAGATCATCGGGTGGTCAGGGACCGGTCAGCTCGCGGGGATCCAGCCGAGGCCGACCGCGGCGATGATCACGACGCCGAGCGCGACGCGGTAGACGATGAACGGGGTGAACCTGTGGCTGCTGATGTACCGCAGGAACCACGCGATGGCGGCGTACCCGACCGCGAAGGACACGATGGTGGCGAGGATGGTCGGACCCCAGGCCGGGGTCTCGCCGCCGCCGATCTCGAACAGCTCCAGCACGCCGGACATCAGCACCGCGGGGATGGCGAGCAGGAACGAGTACTCCGCCGCCTCCTCACGCCGGTACCCGAGCAGCAGGCCCGCGCCGGTCGTGCCACCCGACCGGGAGACGCCGGGGATCAGGGCCAGCGCCTGCGCGAGGCCGTACGTCAGCGCGTGCGGCAGATTGAGGTTCTTGTCCAGGGTGAGCTCGTTGCGCGCGAGGCGGTCGGCCACGGCGAGCAGCAGGCCGAAGACGATCAGGCAGGCGCCGACCAGCCGCAGGTCGCGCACCGTGGTCTCGATCTGGTCCTTGAACGCCAGGCCGAGCACCCCGATCGGCACGCTGCCGGCGATGACATACCACCCCATGCGGGCCGCCGGGTACTCGCGCAGCTCGGGGGTCCACAGCGAGCGGGTCCAGGTGGAGATGATGTCCCAGATGCGCTTGCGGAAGTAGATGAGCACCGCGGTCTCGGTGCCGAGCTGGATGACGGCGGTGAAGGCGGCTCCCGGGTCCTCCCAGCCGAAGAACGCGGACACCACACGGATGTGCGCGCTGGACGAGATGGGCAGGAACTCGGTGAGGCCCTGCACGAGGCCGAGCACGAGCGCCTCAAACCAGCCGATCAATGAAGGACACCTTCCGGGAACGCGCGGCGGCGCCGCGAGCGTGACGCGAGGCTAGTGAGGCTACCGAAAACCCGGGCCCGCTCAGGCCCGGATCGGACGCGCGGCCGAGGCGGGGCCGGACGGCGCGGGGAGCGGGGGCCGGTCCCGCGCGGCGACGGCGGCCGACAGCTCACGAGCGAGATCGGTCATGCCGCACTCGCGCAGGTGGCCGATCATCATGCGGAGGTCCTTGGCGACCCGCATGGACGGCACGTCGGCGGCCTGCTCGACCGCGTGCCTGGCCTGGTCGGCGCCACCGTCGCGATCACCCTCCTTGACGCGCAGCACGGCGAGACGGGTCTGGCATCGCAGGCTGGTGCGGGTGCGGTTCTCGCCGAGGACGGCCAAGGCGGACGCCAGGCGTTCACGTGCGCGCCGGTCCTCGCCGAGATGGAAGAGCGCGAGGCCGAGCGCGCTGTCGTGGTGGCCGGGGGACACCGTGATGTGCCGGGCCCAGGCCGGCACATCACCGGTGGCCGGGACCGCCTCGCCGGTCAGGGTCTCCTCGGCGAGCGTGATGTGGCGAAGGCCGATGGCGACGTCGCCGGCGGCGGCGCAGTGGCGGGCCGCCACGGCATGGAGGTTGGCGCGTTCGGCGGCCGAGACGCGCTCGTCGCCGAGGGCCAGGCGCAGGATCTCGACGCCGTCCCGTGGCCGGCCGAGATCGGCGAACACGGCCGACAGGTCGAGCATGGTGTGGGCCCGCAGGTCGCGGTCGGCGCCACGGGCCGCGGAGTCGAGCGCGAAGGTGAGCAGGCGCGTCGCGCGCTCCGGCTGGCCCTGGTCGTAGGTGGCCCAGCCGAGGCGGTCGGCGAGCAGGCCGATGGCCGAGCCGAGCCGCTCGCGGGTCGTGGTGGCCATCGGCTGGTCGCAGAGTTTCACGGCCCACTCGATGGTGCCGCGTGCCATGGCGACCGCCGCGCCGCTCCCCTTGGATAAGTCCATCCGCAAGGCGAGATCGGCCGCGGCCTCGACGGCCTCGACCTCCGACAGCCCCACGCGGGACGGCGGCAGCGCGGCCAGGCCGTCGAGCAGGCGGGTCAGCGGCTCACCTCCGGCGGCCCCTACGGATGCGGCTGCGATGACCGAGAGTAGGCCCCGTCGCTTCATGTCATCGACGTTACCCATTTCGGGGGTGTCGGCATCGGGGGTTTCCGGCAAGCCGTGACCCGAGAGAAGCAGACCTGTGGCGACTTCGTAGCGGTGCAGGAGCGACGGGGTGACCTCGCGGTCGCCTCGCTCCACCCTGCTCAGGTGACCTGCGGAGACGCCGATCATCTCGGCGAGGCGGCCCAGGCTGAGACCCGCACGTGTGCGGAGGTCGCGCAACTCGGCCCCGCTGGTCATGGTCACCCCTCGTGTTGCGGCAATGACGGTGCGGCATGACCGCAACGGTGACAGCCCGTCATCGAGCACTCACACTGACGGTAGCGCGGAAGTCACCGCGTGGACTGACGAAGCCACAAATGGCAGGCAGCGTAACCCTCGATCGGCCTGCCTTTCGTGCCTGGAAGTGAACGAGGTCCGATGCGTGAATCGCCGGCGGCCGTCCGCCACCCCCTGTTATCGGTGCGTCTCGACGAGATGAACCGGCTCGACGAACTCGACGAGTTCGACGAATGTGACGAACACCGTCCCACCGTCCTCGCGTCCGCGCCGCCGTCCCCGCCGGGCTGGAGCGTCTTCCGGTCCGACACCGGCCGCTACTGGGCCACCCGGCGGCGGTTCCGCGAGGCCGACGAGGCCGCAGGCGTGTGGCGCACCGTGGACGCGGACGACCCGGTGACCCTCACCCGGCTGATCGCCGAGCAGGAGCACCGGGCCGGCGCCACGTCCTGAGCGGCGCCGGCCGTCTCACCGGGACGGACCGGCGCGCGGCGGGTCAGATGTCGACCCGGCTCTCCGGCCGGTCCGGCAGCTCCCAGTGGGTGTGGTAGGTGCCGTCGCGGTCGGCCCTGCGGTACGTGTGCGCGCCGAAGAAGTCGCGCTGTCCCTGCACCAGCGCGGCCGGCAGGCGCTCGGACCGCAGCGCGTCGTAGTACGACAAGGCGCTCGCGAAACCTGGCACCGGGATGCCGGTGCGGGTCGCGGCCACCACCACGTCACGCCACGAGTCCTGCGCGGCCCCCACCTCGGCGGCGAAGTTGGCGTCCGACAGCAACGTGGCCGCACGCGGGTCCGCCTCGTAGGCGGAGCGGATGCGGTCGAGGAAGCGGGCCCTGATGATGCAGCCGCCACGCCAGATGGTCGCCATCGCCCCGAGGTCGATGTCCCAGCCGTACTCGGCGCTGCCGGCCTGGATCTGGTGGAAGCCCTGCGCGTAGGCGACGACCTTGGAGGCGTACAGCGCCTGCTCCACCTTGTCGGGGAAGTCGCCGGCGAACGACGACGCGGCGCCGGACGGCCCGGGCAGCTCACGTGCGACGGCGCGGGTGTCGGCGTGGCCGGAGATGGACCGCGCGAACACCGCCTCGGCGATGCCGGTGACCGGCACCCCGAGGTCGAGCGCCGTCTGCACCGTCCAGCGTCCGGTGCCCTTCTGCTCGGCGCGGTCCAGCACGACGTCCACGAACGGCGCGCCGGTGGCCTGGTCGGTGTGCGACAGCACCTCGGCGGTGATGTCGATGAGGTAGGAGTCCAGGCGTCCGGTGTTCCAGGTGCGGAAGACCTCGGCGATCTCGGCCGGCGCCAGCTCCGCTCCCTTGCGCAGCAGGTCATAGGACTCCGCGATGAGCTGCATGTCGGCGTACTCGATGCCGTTGTGCACCATCTTCACGAAGTGTCCCGCGCCGTCCGGCCCCACGTACGCGCAGCACGGCACACCGTCCACCTTGGCGGCGATGTCCTCAAGGATCGGACCGAGCGACTCGTACGCCTCACGGGTGCCGCCGGGCATGATGCTCGGTCC
The window above is part of the Sphaerisporangium rubeum genome. Proteins encoded here:
- a CDS encoding undecaprenyl-diphosphate phosphatase, giving the protein MIGWFEALVLGLVQGLTEFLPISSSAHIRVVSAFFGWEDPGAAFTAVIQLGTETAVLIYFRKRIWDIISTWTRSLWTPELREYPAARMGWYVIAGSVPIGVLGLAFKDQIETTVRDLRLVGACLIVFGLLLAVADRLARNELTLDKNLNLPHALTYGLAQALALIPGVSRSGGTTGAGLLLGYRREEAAEYSFLLAIPAVLMSGVLELFEIGGGETPAWGPTILATIVSFAVGYAAIAWFLRYISSHRFTPFIVYRVALGVVIIAAVGLGWIPAS
- a CDS encoding helix-turn-helix domain-containing protein; the encoded protein is MTSGAELRDLRTRAGLSLGRLAEMIGVSAGHLSRVERGDREVTPSLLHRYEVATGLLLSGHGLPETPDADTPEMGNVDDMKRRGLLSVIAAASVGAAGGEPLTRLLDGLAALPPSRVGLSEVEAVEAAADLALRMDLSKGSGAAVAMARGTIEWAVKLCDQPMATTTRERLGSAIGLLADRLGWATYDQGQPERATRLLTFALDSAARGADRDLRAHTMLDLSAVFADLGRPRDGVEILRLALGDERVSAAERANLHAVAARHCAAAGDVAIGLRHITLAEETLTGEAVPATGDVPAWARHITVSPGHHDSALGLALFHLGEDRRARERLASALAVLGENRTRTSLRCQTRLAVLRVKEGDRDGGADQARHAVEQAADVPSMRVAKDLRMMIGHLRECGMTDLARELSAAVAARDRPPLPAPSGPASAARPIRA
- the gndA gene encoding NADP-dependent phosphogluconate dehydrogenase, whose translation is MAQQAVIGVTGLGVMGRNLARNFARHGYAVAVHNRTEAKTKALMEEFGHEGDFHPAETPEAFVAALARPRKMVIMVQAGPATDAVIEEFAPLLEPGDILVDGGNAHYLDTRRREAALRERGIHFVGAGISGGEQGALEGPSIMPGGTREAYESLGPILEDIAAKVDGVPCCAYVGPDGAGHFVKMVHNGIEYADMQLIAESYDLLRKGAELAPAEIAEVFRTWNTGRLDSYLIDITAEVLSHTDQATGAPFVDVVLDRAEQKGTGRWTVQTALDLGVPVTGIAEAVFARSISGHADTRAVARELPGPSGAASSFAGDFPDKVEQALYASKVVAYAQGFHQIQAGSAEYGWDIDLGAMATIWRGGCIIRARFLDRIRSAYEADPRAATLLSDANFAAEVGAAQDSWRDVVVAATRTGIPVPGFASALSYYDALRSERLPAALVQGQRDFFGAHTYRRADRDGTYHTHWELPDRPESRVDI